A window of the Odocoileus virginianus isolate 20LAN1187 ecotype Illinois chromosome 20, Ovbor_1.2, whole genome shotgun sequence genome harbors these coding sequences:
- the LOC110145267 gene encoding V-set and transmembrane domain-containing protein 1-like — MLVLFPGIGLEGNQEESKPASSQIDTRVVFVATFSCLSLFLLFLAIFFIYRCTQQDSSQEESTKRTRHSKVHTQRDADAPMMERISESPEDPDGVTYAQLNTTVLSGAASVPAEETSCDYTTVKV, encoded by the exons ATGCTGGTGCTCTTTCCTGGGATAGGATTGGAAG gGAACCAAGAGGAAAGCAAACCTGCCTCCTCACAGATAG ACACCAGGGTCGTCTTCGTGGCCACCTTCAGctgcctctccctctttctcctcttcctcgcCATCTTCTTCATCTACAGGTGCACTCAGCAAG attcatCACAGGAAGAATCCACCAAGAG aaCCCGCCATTCTAAAGTGCACACGCAGAGGGATGCAG ATGCACCCATGATGGAAAGGATATCTGAATCG CCTGAAGATCCCGATGGGGTGACCTACGCCCAGCTAAACACCACAGTGCTGTCCGGGGCAGCTTCTGTCCCCGCCGAGGAGACTTCTTGTGACTACACAACGGTGAAGGTGTAG